GGTCTTTGAttctaaaatatgttttcatagtGTAAGCAATCACAAAATCTAAACAACCTTACACAAatacctcaataatatttttcaacaataaaATCAGGAGATAGTCAATATTAgcttcttaaaaatattttgtaataagcacaaaatctagcctttgaatcttacaacaaagatgcaaaAATCCTCAAGCTAAAAAGAattatcccaagataatatttatcaatgaaataatctgtGATCAACTTATCAAGCTAactctttaaaaaataatttcaacaataatgaatgagagagtatactagcttTAGGATAATATATGAagcacacaaatatattcattctTCAAATTGCAACAATAATTCAAATGAAGAGAATGCAATAAATACTCTcttatcaaagattatttttgcaaataagagtTCAAGAGAGTATGAACAATATTTGCTTGAAAAATTATGGAGTATGAGCAAATAGGAATGGGAAAATTTTAGAGAACTTTTTgttaatctatttgctaatcttgttactaatcaaagcaaatgaatgaATATTTATAGGTACTCCATAAATTATAGCCATTGAGGACTtatttggtattttcaaaatatttaatcaagttttaaccccaattactgCAGTAAAAGTGtagcaactcgagagtttcggtcgcccagTCCTTAGGTTTGGTCTCCCAAATAGAAACAAAGAGAAAAGTTACTTTTccaagttcgggtgcctgagggaAAGTTTGGTTGGCTaaaaccaaggcgattttccaaaagatcgaggttcagtcgatcggTGCACAGTTCAGTCTGCCAAACTCAAtaattcggtcgatcgaggctattttgaactaagCGTTCGGTTGCCCAAGAATAGTGGAAAAGTACCTCTTAAACATTCAGTCAGTTAGGGAcagttagttcaatttaagttcgGTCGCTCGGGCTTTAGTCAACTTTGTTTACTCTTActtattcggtcgaccgaggcgttttTAACGCCCTAAGTTCGGTcggccgaagccctttcaaacttaagGATAGGTCCTAATTTTGATTAAAATTCACCTTTTTTTGCATAGGTATGACTTGTGAGTTTAAGGGGATTTTGCAAGTGATGTTTTAGGGACCTAGTAGTAGATCTATGGCCTTTTGagcatttagtcctatcatgcattcaaatgcattattacaaatcatgttatattacagacccaatagaATTGAATACGAATACAACAATAAAGAggtcttcatccttttgcttcttTAGAGCCATATATGAGACATGATCTTTGTGTTCCACATGGCTTCCTAAAGctcctaccatcagtgcatgctaagTAAGAACCTATTCAAGATGCTTAGTGCACGGGTGAGAAACAttagttttgtcataatcaaaatgggattagaCTCACAGAGCCaacattaatttaactttaaatgaaCTAGCATTTGTAatttgtactcacacctatataattaaaatattcatgttcTTCACAAAACATGCTTTATCTCAATAAATTTTTCtctttacataaatctacatatatgcataaaagaacctccTTAAATGGATAtgcatataacatcatgtattaaccccacatgatcgagttgtgcggtccgaagattggacATAGTCATGGCTAGCCTAcgaccaggctaagtcaaaacaaGTATCCCATTGatagtccgatttgcctacccagcctggtccggacccagagggtacacaacccttcgCTAGCCAAATCGACTGTCAACCGCCTATACTTTCACAACAGTGTGGTTACACTAATAATTTCACTAGTTACAATACTGTGCTCTCAACatatctagtccatcagggttcttaaattaTATAGtgtaatttatataatattatataataacaatataacgacctcctcatatcctgccaacattatattgcaattttcatgataataataatagcatgatctcattttcacaacTCGGTATAAAATCGTCATATTCACAATTCGGTGTAAAACCGTCATTTCTCACAATTCCTTAGTATTCTCAATAATTCCATTGATCAGTATAAAACCACATTCTCTGTATACAATCATGACTCAGTATAAACTCACAATTCTGTATATattcataactcagtataaaatccATACTCGGTATAAAATcacatttctgtataaaatcacattttcactgtataatatcataaaagaGATTCCAACCGATTTAATTATTCATTTATaacaaattgttctcatgtcacacaatttaaattcttataccataatataataaactgcacaaggaaaatatattttgcgGAAAATAAAGGTCTGATTATCTCCATGATTTTATTTAACTCACAATATACATTTTTCTCGAAAACAAGaaatgattaccctactcactttggttttccccaaatacatatataataaccaAAAACCCATAAATGGTGTTTATTCTTCAATTTGGCTGAGGATTTGgagagaaattgaaaagagagagagagagagagagagagagagagagagagagagagagagagagagagagagagaatcgaaCCGTAGAGTGAGAGACAGTGACAGaaggaaattttttttctaaaaaaaatgagcaGACCCTTATTTATAGGTATGCAGGCTCGAacgaaaccgtcgacaatttgctCTTTTACCTCCCTATTTTTCCGCGTATTTACACTTAACAGCCCTCGGGTAACTTGAAACTGTCGACAATTTGGTCTCACCAAATCATGCACACTCAAAACCGTCGAAGGTTTTTCCTGTGATCTctcaaatcgtcgacagtttcgtCCTGCACTAaacaaaaatttccttttattgttattattattattcttatttttcaggtctctacactgTGTGCATGTATATATAAACTAAATAAATGTAAACTAGAAAAGATTCACTAAAGCAAAATTTACACGGAAAACATGTTATCAAAATGTATTTTTTAATGATGAGAACATAATGCTTtgccaaaattataattttttatactCAATTacacacaataaaaaaaaatgtgcaaacattttttgaaatatatattacaTTGAAAGATATCAATTCTTTTATCTTGCCTTTTTGTCCACCTTTATCATATTCATTATAATGCAATAAAATGCAATTCGCTAAAGTTTTGCGAATTAAGTTAAAGAAAATTTAAAGTGAATCGTATTTTTACGTGTCAGAAAGACATTTAGctataaatatttaatataagcttgtaaaaatattaaaaaacaaaaaaaaagtataagcttgagaaacaatttatatttcttaatcCAATTTTTCAAGAAACTTCGTCATATTCTTATATATAATTTTGGACATGTAAGATTATTTCCATCTCTCATTTTATTCTTTCGTTAAttataaattaagatttttttgGAATATAAAGTTTCAAACCTTAATTTAGACATAATGAATTTAGAAATTTGTATTAAATCGTACTCAAATCCACAAATTCAAACCGAAGTTCTCTCCCAAAAATAGAATAATTAAGTTTCAAATTTCATTATTAGGATGgtctaaaataatatttatattaaacgTAAAACTTGGGTTATCTACATAAATACATGGAATGGTAGGGATGGATCTGGAATGATAAATATGGTACCTTATTTTTTAAGAAACTTTACTCGTATCAAtacaatatatataattatatgaaaTTATTTTATCCATTAAGTTCTCAATGGTCAAAACTTGAGTATCCATATTAGAGGTCTCGGGTCAGAGCTGAGAGGGATGGAAAGGAATATGAGATAGGAAATTATCCTCAATAGAGATCTTCCATTCCATACTTGGGTTAGATTAGATAGAACTGGAATAGAGTTTGAAATCAAAACATCGAAATACAATGTCATGCGTGAGAAGCTTAGAAAAACAAAGTGCATAATTGGAAATAATTAAAACAATTAAATGCAGATACTGTGAAGATACATAAATATTGCagcaaatgatattaatttagAAGCTTCTATGCGCACTCCAATGCATTCCCATAAAACATCCGAATTTAAAGATTTGCATGATCAAACTCAAAATACACCtcctctctcactttctctcccCACAgatctaaatatatatacatataacactAACATACAGAGCACCACCAAATCCCATCCTATCTGTATTACTCTGCAGGTTGGTGGCACTACAGTTCTTCCCATCAATCTTTGTTCTTGTTTGCTTTACGTTCTCCCATTTTGGTTATTTTAAGAGCCGATCAAGACCAATGAAGGCGATGGGATTTATTTGGATTGCACTGGTTCTGGTAGCCATGCTAAACATGCAAGCCACAACGTCGCTGGGCATCGGCGTTTGCTACGGGATGCTCGGCGACAACCTGCCGGCGGCCGCCGACGTCATCGACCTCTACAAGAAAAACGGGATTGAGAAAATGAGGCTGTTCGACCCAAACGCCGCCGCCCTCAATGCTCTCAAGGGCAGCGGCATCTCCGTCGTCCTCGGCGTCCGCAACGAAGACCTTCAGGCCATCGCGGCCAGCCAAGACGCCGCCAACGCCTGGTTCAACACCCACGTCGCGCCCTACGTCGGAGCCTTTGACATCCCCGTCATCTCCGCGGGTAACGAGGTCATCCCCGGCCAGTATGCCCAGTACGTCCGCCCCGCCATGGACAACCTCCAGAACGTCGTCAAAACCAACCTCCCCACGACCCACGTGAGCACAGTGGTCGCCACCGGCGTCCTCGGCGAGTCCTACCCTCCCTCCGCCGGCGAGTTCTCCGACGAGGCGAAAACCGACATGACCAACGTCGTCTCGTTCCTAGCCCAGCATGGCTCGCCGCTCCTCGTTAACGTCTACCCCTACTTCGCAGTGGCGGCGGACCCGCAGCAGGTAATACGAcagttttaattaaaataatctTCGTGCATATTATTTTATCATACTAACATTTTTTTCATACAATCCAATGATATATGCCCTCGCCtatctaataattttttaactGATTCGCatgtttttgtttaaaaatttaacaTTTAATAAAATTGTCATAGGTGCGGCTGGACTACGCATTATTCACGGCGACAGGGACGGTGGTTCAGGACGGGAACTTGGGGTACTCGAACCTATTCGACGCGATAGTCGATTCGATGTTTTGGGCGGCAGAGAAGGCAGGGTCGCCGGTGGACGTGGTGGTTTCGGAGAGCGGATGGCCGTCGGCGGGGAATGGGAACCTGACGACGGTAGAATTGGCGACGACTTACAACAAGAATTTCATGCAGCACATACTGGCCAAGAAAGGGACGCCTAAGAATCCTGGGGCTAACATAGATGGATATATTTTCGCCATGTTCAATGAGAACCAGAAGCCTGCCGGAGTGGAGCAGAATTTTGGACTGTTCAACCCTGACATGAGCGTTGTGGAGCCCATATTTGCGAACTAATTACTGTATTTGTTCGTTTaagaaaaaattttattaatgatTTGGGTTTCAGTAATTAAGTTTAGACTAATGGATGGATGATTTCAAGTTTCATATTTAGATAGTGtggatttcaaaaaattaaaaatatttttgtgttacattttaataaaatattcataCATCATATTCAAAGGTATAATTCTAAGCACTCAATATAGGGTACggtttttttttgtgcaaattaAATTGAATATTGAAAAGTTCTCATAACATCGTATTTAGTTTAAGTAGaaatttaaactaaaaataaataaaattgtttcACCATCATCATCCTAAAATAATCAAATAGACTCTATACATaatcttttttttcttcaaaaaaatacACATAATGTTTTTTTTACTATGGAAGGAGACCTCATGCTATTcgtaaatttttaaaatttatatttcataATTAAAGTACATTTATATGATATtaagtataaaataaaatttttgaaaagaaaaaataattcaaaatttgaattatttttatactatttataattaatattttggAGTTAAAATTAGAGCCTAAGAGTCTACTATTTATAATCCCAACTTTATCTAAGAAAATTAATTTCCAACATAATTAAAATAATCTCTTTCTactcaatttaatttgaaaataaattcatatttattattttttttttgttttttatttgacTCTTATTGTAATGTGAACTAATAAAAGTTTTTAACTTAATTTTTGCAAGAACATACgcaaatgaagaaaaaaaaaatgaaagagcaATAATGATTTTGGTTTTACCATGCCATAATGTGGATAGTTTTTTATTAGTATCTCGTGGCTTTGTTTATTCTGATACCCGATTGACAATTATCATTTTATAATTCTTaactaaatattaatattaaaatttgaattgtccGACATATTAGGAGAAATGTTGCCGAAATTCGACATGCAATTTTAATATATCCCATGCATTCAATAGGTATCAACTagctaatattaataaatatataaaaaattttgattcCAAGTAATAACCTCTCTCTCCCTCATTCttttattcaaataaactctaatattagagttaaaaaaataaaattatcaaaaatttataaaatatctAAGATTCTACTATTTATAATATGTATAGGATGTTTTTGCGAAAATACTCAAGTGAATATCCATTGCATAAGGGcctactagttttttatttattttattatttaattgtctATTGTTTATAATTTAACACCATCTAATATTTTGgagttaaaaattaaaattatgaaattttaatttataaaaatccAAGAGTTCACTATTGATAATATCTTCTtatatgtttgtgaaaaatacttaAGTGAATATCCATTGCATGAGGGATGGAGCCCTCCCTCTTTAATACCAACAACATTACCTATGATGACCATTTGGATTATTTCCAAATTACTTGTGGAAATGGGTTTTTGAGTCCCTCCCTCTTTCTCCCATTCAAGCAGCTCGGGAGCCTTAATTTCACTCTTAATCCCATTAGCTTTTTTCTAACCAATGAAGGTATCTGAACTGCAATATATATATTGCAAGGTTGGAATTAAGCATAATAAAAAGGAATGAAGCAACTGAAGGGGGAACCTTTGGTATGGGCAATGAATTGTTGTACGAGAAAACTACTAAGTTTTGGAGGATACTCTAACATGGGCATTCAACCATTATATAACTGATGAGAAAAtcattctatattttttaaaggataaatgcaacgacctgcctaatttaccatacaTTCTTTTTCCATAATTCATTTAACATAATAAATTTGACATCTTGTTCAACTGAATAACATAaacaacctagacccatgggtactagagTTATATCTaagatacctaagcagcaggaaacgtaatcacatacatatcatcctaccaatcacaataccaaagttctactaaacctattatatatacaaacatccacaaaaaGCCAAAAGTACTATAGGGTCTCAgcccaaaaataaacctgaccttaactcaacaactcacccttcagacAGGATAGCCCCACCGGTCTCTACTATCgcagagctctatccgctcctctacctagatttcctaaaatgtttatatggctggggtgagacacctcccagtaagggaaataaactaatatgagtgtgtggcacctgatacaacaaTCATGCGACTGGTCCAATTGATAATCCTAACACTTGGTATTCTAGAGGAAACCCGAGCCCTTATTCATCTTCTTCTATGATCCCTGATGAGAACCTAAtggcactggcctcttcttcaattcctgatccacctcatcctcccgaaTGTCGGTCTCGATTACAGTGGCCTTATCCAAAagaaaactcacggatctgcaacatacccactaatctgtgAATGCctttcctcaagcccttcttgaACCTCTGAGCCTTCTCGTACTCGTTAGAGATCAAGCACGGCACGAAATGGGAGAGCTCTATATATCGAGCAGCATACCTTTCTACAGTCATATCTCCCTGTGTCAGAACagagaactcatccgccttaACATCATATGTggaggccgggaagtatctctcaaagaaaacttccttgaagcggctccatgtcatctctgtaGGACTAGCTCTCTACTTCTCTAGTAGACTCACCACAATCCACCATTGCCCAGCTTCCCTAGACAAagggaaggtagcatagaggactctctgcttatctgtgcagtgtagaACCTTTAGAATCCTTTCGGTCTTCTTGACCCAATTTTTTGCTATCATCGAATCGGGTCCTCCTGAAAACGTCGGAAGGTGCATACGTGTGAttctctcgatggtacaccctgcaATAGTAGGATAACGTTCACGTATCCTAACACTCTGCCCAATCTCCCACATAACTTGCCTTGTCAACactcgaggcacaaaaggagattCATCGCTTgcagtctcctcgaagccactatctaagttgttatccttgggttccattctgaaaaatagaataggaattagTTAGAATTCTTACATCATATACAGTCTACGCAATCATTGACATCTAACCATGTTAACTACCAATCTCACGGGTcaaggtctgtcctatcacactgacacgaaaccatcaatggtttaccatgattttactgaaatcgtcattccaggaaaaacacagaacaccgccaatgagtctctatctagcaacaaaacaaccctcgaccaactctacccatttcttacatcttatactctggtatgtacacatagctacgctTAACAAAGTCTGCAAGACCCAGCAACTTGGttatctctgataccaaactgtcacgccctGAATCTGGCAttgggacccagggtgtgatatAGTAACATAACTTGTCCCCGTATCATATAATACACAAATGATAcaacaatgaatgagggtccgaccccgtggggttcccgtacaacctatacacattcatatacataaCATATACGCAATAGAAAAATTCATTCTATGCATACACGGTACCATATGAGAGTCTATACAGATAGAGTCTAAGcttcataatacaaaacataacctagGGTGCCAGCaaatacccaaaatgacaaccctgtTACAATCCAAGTAATTACACTAGTACCCTACGTAGTAAACTGACCACCATGCTCCccacacaaggatgctagttccagttacttgaaggacctgaaaacatgtacatatgataggggtgagacacctctcagtaaggaagaatcaagtCATATCGGTGTGTGGGATGTGAGTGTTATCATGAAATAAAACttacacagttcaatacaattccagcatttttcacaaaacagttccagtatagttctcaacacacacacacacacacacacacacacacaaacacacacacacacacacacacacacacacatgatcaagtaacccggtgttgtcacacccttaaACACGAAGCCGGCTCACATTACACGGCATCCTCGGCGTATGGcatagccctaggctcccatggcatcatcacccttcggtgatcagccgataaGAGGCAATatttcatgccctcggatatagagccggacacttttgcCACTAGAatgtggtatttcacaccctcggatataaagtcgaacactctttcacaacttggaacaatttggaactcacgttcctatatctcatttcagaaaatcacaacataatgcatgttcatataacagttcattccacactcatttggtaatcaaaaaatcatgattttcaaaatacagtttaaaacaagtcaagacacggCCATCTCCGTAACACAATATTTAATACAATATATCCActgttttccaacgaaaccaaagatgcaacctgatgccccctttttccaaaactgtaacatgaaaaccccataatttactcgttagattttcccaaataagtagccaaaacacacacacgaCCATGAACCCACAGTTCTACagatttagatttcaaaaataaccgatataaatagaatccccttacctttccccgaaaatccaacCCGAGCTCTATGGCTCCCaaatagtgaaccgagttcccaaaaacAATAAATCACAGAACATTAATTACTTACAATATCACGCTTTACAAATCTaccaaaatggaaatgaaaaccaagccttaccttgaattttgggtcaaaacccgaataACTCAAAACGAACATCTGTTCCACAGAACACGTAGAGATTTCTTCCCTcatcctcgcagtaacgttggTTCGGCGATTCTAACAACAAACGGCGATGAAATCTAATGAGAGAGAGTGTGGCTTcgagtttgagagagagagaaagggagagagaaaaCCTTGTTAACTTAGCCTCTAAGCAAagaaaaaagatatttatagcacctttgactcggccaatctcgtcgacgaggctgcgtcttcgtcgatgagccagcaaaggaagttcatcgatgtaGTGGTGGTCTCATCGAAGAGCTTGAGATTTCCAGATTCCCAAAAACCTCTCGGCtcctccttgtcgacgaacctctgaattttgtcatcGAACAATAGAAGAACCTTCGTCAATgaaactctagcttcgtcgacgaagcctgctcaatttactattttacttttttcttatttatttattccatatctcacagTTTTAGTTCTTAcacgacagttgtgagcagagcttccaggaattgaagcaaaggcttgttacgacaccagtgttgatcatcccactagggggtgagggttatgttatctatagtgatgtgtccttgaagggacttggctatgtactGATGTAGTGTgacagggtggtagcgtatgcttctaggcagttgaaagagtatgaaatgAACTACTGTACCCATGATCTTGGATTAGctacagtagtacatgcattgaagatttgaaggcattacctgtatggcgagcgatgtgaaatcttctttgaccataagagtttaaagtacttcttcactcagaaagaactgaacatgagacagagaaggtggttggagtttattaaagattttgattgtactatcagttaccatctaggaaaagcaaacgtggtagctaatgcgttgagcaggaagtctgtagGACCAGCGCTGGTAGCTATGGAGATTTAGTATCCAATCATGGTGGATTGGAGAGATTCGACATAGAGTTGGTCGAGAGTGATCCACAAGCATGTaatgccagtttagtggtgcagcctactctgcaggaaaggattaaagttgctcagaaagaGGATCCATAATTAGAAGAGGTACTGGTCAGAGTACAGGGTGGATAGGGAGAGGAATTTTTTATTACAAATGATGGAGTTTTGCGGTTTcgttccaaattatgtgttcatgctgatgctgatatcagaaagaccatcctaaaagaggctcacagatctttatatatAGTTCATCCCAATAGCAtaaaaatgtataaggatctgtaaGAGTCTTATTGGCGGAGtagtatgaagaaggag
This window of the Malania oleifera isolate guangnan ecotype guangnan chromosome 6, ASM2987363v1, whole genome shotgun sequence genome carries:
- the LOC131158658 gene encoding probable glucan endo-1,3-beta-glucosidase BG5, with translation MGFIWIALVLVAMLNMQATTSLGIGVCYGMLGDNLPAAADVIDLYKKNGIEKMRLFDPNAAALNALKGSGISVVLGVRNEDLQAIAASQDAANAWFNTHVAPYVGAFDIPVISAGNEVIPGQYAQYVRPAMDNLQNVVKTNLPTTHVSTVVATGVLGESYPPSAGEFSDEAKTDMTNVVSFLAQHGSPLLVNVYPYFAVAADPQQVRLDYALFTATGTVVQDGNLGYSNLFDAIVDSMFWAAEKAGSPVDVVVSESGWPSAGNGNLTTVELATTYNKNFMQHILAKKGTPKNPGANIDGYIFAMFNENQKPAGVEQNFGLFNPDMSVVEPIFAN